A portion of the Manduca sexta isolate Smith_Timp_Sample1 unplaced genomic scaffold, JHU_Msex_v1.0 HiC_scaffold_1293, whole genome shotgun sequence genome contains these proteins:
- the LOC119191279 gene encoding nucleolar and coiled-body phosphoprotein 1-like, with protein sequence MKTIQEENTALKRRLEELEAAAKGPSTEEMLAMVEARVQAQMESILMGPAQRPPLAHEKKSTPGDVQLPVSDGYVGGTHAKPRKEKGKGRGKKTAQPAPAPAPAPTIPAPIAGPSSAPPQAIAGPSTAAASTPAMAPAKTREKSAAPAKKPASGSKPKKGGRKEPAAQPAPEPRPLPPAPDSMETPWVEVARRKKKGKSTAAPTTASVQPPKPSRRKEPKLRPPRSAAVVISLTPAAMAKGLTYKSVLTDAQHRVDLTGLDISRLKPKFTATGAPMFVPCVKAEVGGRKPNDGDEVEKSMGDRPMVVEAGTSSRPEELEMDSESSLSVSSVRSRRLWRRHSQSIDNCSLLSSDTDEPPPKAPTTDGRGRGRSTPAPTTGKYVGIKKAQQERDRLKREEARKRAEEELEERLRYVKSPLPPKTDTDDDLPVLKEDLIQCGQIVRAIVRKSGNLKGTSQKALNRRAPGGSSVKRLEEENSSLRRRLEDLEASNNPRTTTEELLAMVEARVQARLESALMGPAQRPPLAHEAKKIHPGDIQLPVTGDWWEARSPRPRRKGGPQENRMAQPTVLEARPMRCYRCLESGVTLGARCDCGQDRSGLCYRCGKPGHKARSASPAELQSVPPPAGPPGTGSGKACSAPPPQTGAARRTACR encoded by the exons ATGAAGACCATCCAGGAGGAGAATACAGCTCTGaaacgacgcctcgaagagCTGGAGGCGGCCGCCAAAGGGCCGTCTACAgaggagatgctggcgatggtcgaagcgagggtccaagcccAAATGGAATCCATCCTCATGGGCCCGGCGCAACGGCCACCGCTGGCACACGAGAAGAAGTCTACTCCCGGAGATGTCCAACTCCCGGTGAGCGATGGCTATGTTGGCGGAACCCACGCCAAACCGAGGAAGGAGAAAGGAAAAGGAAGGGGAAAAAAGACGGCCCAGCCCGCTCCGGCTCCCGCTCCTGCTCCCACTATCCCCGCTCCCATTGCTGGGCCTTCCAGCGCCCCGCCGCAAGCCATAGCGGGCCCTTCTACAGCGGCGGCGTCGACACCCGCGATGGCGCCAGCAAAGACGCGAGAGAAGAGCGCCGCGCCTGCAAAGAAGCCGGCATCAGGCTCCAAGCCGAAGAAGGGCGGAAGAAAAGAACCGGCAGCTCAACCCGCGCcggagccccgtccgctgccgccggcccctGACTCAATGGAGACGCCATGGGTCGAGGTGGCCAGAAGGAAAAAGAAGGGGAAGTCGACAGCAGCGCCAACAACAGCCAGCGTGCAGCCGCCAAAACCTTCGCGCCGGAAGGAACCCAAACTGCGGCCGCCACGATCTGCGGCCGTGGTAATTTCGTTGACACCGGCAGCCATGGCAAAGGGTCTGACGTACAAGAGCGTCCTCACTGACGCACAGCATCGCGTGGACCTCACCGGATTGGATATATCGAGGCTAAAGCCGAAGTtcacggccacgggcgccccgat GTTCGTCCCGTGCGTCAAG GCGGAGGTCGGAGGGCGCAAGCCCAACGACGGTGATGAGGTGGAGAAGAGCATGGGCGACAGGCCCATGGTAGTGGAGGCCGGAACATCATCTAGGCCGGAAGAACTGGAAATGGACTCGGAGTCAAGCCTGAGTGTCTCCTCTGTCCGGAGCAGAAGGCTCTGGAGGAGACACTCCCAGTCCATAGACAACTGCTCGCTTCTATCGAGTGACACCGACGAGCCGCCACCCAAGGCGCCAACAACTGACGGTCGAGGGAGAGGGCGTTCCACGCCCGCTCCCACGACTGGAAAATACGTCGGGATAAAGAAGGCCCAACAAGAACGGGACAGGCTGAAGAGGGAAGAGGCGCGAAAGAGGGCCGAAGAGGAGCTGGAGGAGCGGCTGCGTTACGTGAAGTCGCCGCTCCCTCCCAAAACCGACACGGACGATGACCTACCCGTCCTTAAGGAGGACCTGATTCAGTGCGGGCAAATTGTGCGGGCAATTGTGAGAAAGTCCGGAAATCTAAAGGGCACGTCACAAAAGGCGCTCAACCGG CGAGCGCCTGGAGGAAGCAGCGTAAAGCGGCTAGAAGAGGAAAACTCCTCCCTCCGCCGTCGGCTCGAGGACCTGGAAGCGTCAAACAACCCCAGGACCACCACGGAGGAGTTGCTGGCCATGGTGGAGGCAAGGGTGCAGGCCCGACTAGAGTCCGCACTGATGGGGCCAGCTCAGAGACCACCTCTCGCACATGAAGCGAAGAAAATCCACCCCGGGGATATACAACTCCCCGTGACAGGGGACTGGTGGGAGGCCCGCAGCCCAAGACCAAGAAGGAAAGGCGGCCCGCAAGAAAATAGGATGGCTCAGCCAACCGTGCTCGAGGCGCGCCCTATGCGGTGTTACCGGTGCCTCGAGAGCGGGGTCACGTTAGGAGCGCGCTGCGACTGCGGCCAGGACCGCAGCGGACTATGCTATCGCTGCGGAAAGCCGGGACACAAGGCCCGGAGTGCAAGCCCCGCCGAACTGCAGTCTGTGCcgccgccggcaggcccgccgggcaccggctcggggaaggcGTGTTCTGCCCCTCCCCCGCAAACCGGCGCCGCCCGAAGGACCGCCTGccgctga